From the genome of Salmo salar chromosome ssa29, Ssal_v3.1, whole genome shotgun sequence:
TTACCTTTGCCCTAGAATAGGCTAGATATAATTGTTTTCACCATATTGCTTAGGCAATTAAATCATTTCAGACCTACACAATGTTATGGGGGCTAATGGCTCTGGGTTTGTTTCTGTTCTGGACAGggcttatatacactgctcaaaaaaataaagggaacatttaaacaacacaatgtaactccaagtcaatcacacttctgtgaaatcaaactgtccacttaggaagcaacactgatttacaataaatttcacatgctgttgtgcaaatggaatagacaacaggtggaaattataggcaattagcaagacacccaaaATAAAGGaggggttctgcaggtggtgaccacagaccacttctcagttcctatgcttcctggttgatgttttggtcacttttgaatgctggcgatgctttcactctagtggtagcatgagacggagtctacaacccacacaagtggctcaggtagtgcagctcatccaggatggcacatcaatgcgagctgtggcaagaaggtttgctgtgtctgtcagcatagtgtccagagcatggaggcgctaccaggagacaggccagtacatcaggagacgtggaggaggccataggagggcaacaacccagcagcaggaccgctacctccgcctttgtgcaaggaggagcaggagaagcactgccagagccctgcaaaattacctccagcaggccaaaaatgtgcatgtgtctgctcaaatggtcagaaacagactccatgagggtggtatgagggcccgacgtccacaggtgggggttgtgcttacagcccaacaccgtgcaggacgtttggcatttgccagagaacaccaagattggcaaattcgccactggcgccctgtgctcttcacagatgaaagcaggttcacactgagcacgtgacagacgtgacagagtctggagacgccgtggagaacgttctgctgcctgcaacatcctccagcatgaccggtttggcggtgggtcagtcatggtgtggggtggcatttctttctccatgtgctcgccagaggtagcctgactgccattaggtaccgagatgagatcctcagaccccttgtgagaccatatgctggtgcggttggccctgggttcctcctaatgcaagacaatgctagacctcatgtggctggagtgtgtcagcagttcctgcaataggaaggcattgatgctatggactggcctgcccgttccccagacctgaatccaattgagcacatctgggacatcatgtctcgctccatccaccaacgccacgttgcaccacagactgtccaggagttggcggatgctttagtccaggtctgggaggagatccctcaggagaccatccgccacctcatcaggagcatgcccaggcattgtagggaggtcatacaggcacgtggaggccacacacactactgagcctcatttggacttgttttaaggacattacatcaaagttggatcagcctgtagtgtggttttccactttaattttgagtgtgactccaaatccagacctccatgggttgataaattggatttccattgattatttttgtgtgattttgttgtcagcacattcaactatgtaaagaaaaaagtatttaataagatttatttcattcattcagatctaggatgtgttattttagtgttccctttatttttttgagcagtatatatctatTACAATGGCAAGGTGGCTAATTGGTGCACTTGCAAATCACACTATTTTCTCATAAAGGTTATCACAAACATCCCAAAATAAAATGTTAGGACCGTCTGACTGTTTCAGAACAAGGGGCTGAGAATGAAGAGGAAGTGCAGGGTCAATGTGGACGGGGGCGAACACCCAACCAAAAATCGGTCCAGCCAGCATGCCATAACCAAAAGGGTTTCATTGGTGCTCCCTTGTACTCAATTGACACAGAGCACTCTCCAGAAACTGCAGATTGAGAGTGAGGCTGACTGGCCCACTCCTATGGAGACCAGGGCAATTTCAAAGATGCCAAGGAGAAAGGGCCTACCAACCCCCAAGATGGAGGACAAGGGAACCCAATGCGACATGGGATCAAAGAGGAAAAGGATGACTAGTTTCCAAGATTTGGATTCAGACGACCTTAGGACTGCTAAGAAGATCAAGGTCACCGTGGCATCCGGACCATACAGCTCCATTGGCTCCTCCACATCAACAGACACATCCACCAGCAGCGAGAGAACCGACTCCAAATGTTCAGAAGTCTGCGATAAATACAAGACCAAAGTCCGACGCAACCCACCACGCAGAGGTCAGACACATTTGTCATAATCTGCCTTAGGTTTGAGTGACCAGACACCACAGAGTGTTTCAATGAGATAATTACAAACTGTGGCCAATTGTTGTAAAATGCAAATACCTGAAGGCCTACAGGGCTGACTTACAGTAAGTCAAGTGTACTATAAAGCCCCCTGTCTGATTAGTTTTATTGAGAATGTCTCTGTTTGTGCTCCTCTAGACCTGGTTATTGTCCTCAATGAAGCCTCTTAGACATTGAATAGCCTGATAAACAGTGTGTGGTTAGGAGAGGGACTGGGCCGTGTCCTTAACTGTGATATTTGTGTTGCAGCCAGTTTCACCTCGCTCTATAACGTGGGCAAGTTGCTGGGACAAGGAGGCTGTGGGTCCGTCTATGAGGGAACACGAAAGGAAGATGGGAGAGAAgtaatcatccctctctctctttcctccctctttaGATCTGTCCATCCACAGCATAAGACATTACCACAATTATGTTGATTATTCACAATGTGCTTCTCCCTTCTCCATCACTCAGGTCGCCATTAAGTACATCCCTAAGGGTGTATCGGAGTACTACCTCACAATCGTAAGTACAGTCTGATAAATGTGTACTGCACCACCCAACAATCATAAAAACAGTCAGATGGATATACATCGGAGTGCTAGCCTACCTAATAATTGTATGTACAGTCAGACCAATATAACAGCCCACTGAGCTGCCAATGCATGAAACTGTTGTTAATCAACCTTCCCCCTTTAGCCTGGAACAACGTACCGGCTGCCCCTGGAGGTAGCCCTGATGCAGATCGTGTCGCGGCCACCTGTCTGTGAACACGTGCTGGAGCTGGTGGATTGGTTCGAGCAGCCCAAGAAGTTCATCCTGGTCCTGGAGCGTCCCACTTCCTGCATGGACCTGTACGACTACTGTGAGATGATGGGTGGGAAGCTCAACGAGGCCATGGCGAGGGTCATCATGCTCCAGGTGGTTCTGGCGGTACGGCACTGCCGCGACCGCGGCGTCATCCACCGTGACATCAAAGTGGAGAACCTGCTGGTGCAGACGGACACTCTGAACGTCAAGCTCATCGACTTCGGCTGCGGGGATCTGCTGAGGGAGAAACTCTTCAGGGACTTTGCTGGTGAGAAAAGACGAAGACTGAATAGCATTGGTGTTGTGAGCTTCGGGCAAAGGAATGTAATATCCCCTCCTCTCGCCCCCCCATTTCTCTCAGGCACTACAGAGTTCTCCCCCCCTGAGTGGGTTCTGGATGGGATGTACCAGGGGCGCAAAGCCACCATCTGGTCCCTGGGTGTGCTTCTGTTTGGCCTGGTCAACGGTGACCTGCCCTTCAGGAAGGAGGCCGAAATCATCCGAGGACGCCTGCGCTTCAAGAGAGGGATCTCCAAAGGTATGTAGTTGCAGCTGGGAGGAGAGTAGGTGTGGTTAGGCAGTAGAGTGACATTTGGTACTGGTCCAATTACCAGTGCTTTATCTACACACTATCCAAAGCGATGGcgacacagtagaaacacagaaTTGAACTATTTTGCATTAAAAAAATGGTTTAGGGTAGGATACTTGATTAATAGAGTTTAAACTGAAGTTTGCAACAAGTGTGTTCTCACTGTATACTTTTTCTACTGTAACAAGATACCATTTGTGACTCTGTCTAATCCTATTGTTCCATAGAATGCAGAGACCTGGTCCGCTGGTGCCTCAAGCAAGACCCTCTGAAGAGGCCCGTCCTGGAACAGATCCTCCTGCACGACTGGCTGTCGGACCGGGCTCGCCCCTAAGTCCGTGTCCATTGCAAATGCCATAAGAAATACTGATATGAAATACATTTATTACTGTGTCATCAAGCAATGTCATATCACATACTTTATGTCATACCTATCAGATCTTTTACAAAATCTTGTCCATTCTCTAACTGACAGCTGTTGTTTGTTACTCAAATTTTTTTGCAGGTTCTATAGCAATGTAAGACAATTGAGGAGTGTAGGAGTGGGGAGAGATTTTGATAATTTGGAATTAGTAGCTGTTAGTACCAAAACAACATCCCCTTTTATGGTACTTAACTGGACAATTGGGTCTTAAAATTCTTTAGTGTTCAAAACCAAACCCTCCTCCAATGGGATTAGCCAAGGACAGCATCGAAAAATAAGAAAAaaggagaaggaagaagaggacaCCAAAAATCACCTGATATCACATTTGATCTGCGCAACCAACTGGGAATGAGGACTGAAATTCAAAGCAGCTCTCCAGGGAACAATTTTGCAGAACATGAAGGGACACTCCAATTCTAGATAGGACCATCAAAACACCGCTGAGTTCTGACCCTCTTCTTGTGCTGCAAGGGCTTGAAGAGAGATTGTAACAGGGATAATGCTTGGAGATTTTGCTACTCTGATGAGAGAAAATATGGTTTTTATTCAACATCTTACCTTCGCCTTTGAGCTGATGTTGACAAAGGGAGGATACAGAAACTCTCCATAGAATAACAACTTTATGTTCCCCTAGACTGCACTGAGCCAGCTACCACTGTTCTAGTACTGAGCTTGAAGAGAACAGCAGAACTGTAAGGAAACTCCAACAGGAAGAGACCTTCAGAAAGACACCGCTGAGACCAGTTCTGACCTCCTCTGCTGCAAGGGCTTGAAGAGAGATGGTACTCGAATTCCAATCGACCCCTTTACAGCATATTACTTTCGCCTTTCAgtgtctcccgagtggcgcagcggtctaagacactgcatctcagtgtaagaggcgtcactacagtccctggttagattccaggctgtctcacatctggctgtgattgggagtcccatagggtggcgcacaattggcccagtgtcgtccgggtttggccggggtaggtcatcattgtaaataagaatttgt
Proteins encoded in this window:
- the LOC106590130 gene encoding serine/threonine-protein kinase pim-3 → MKRKCRVNVDGGEHPTKNRSSQHAITKRVSLVLPCTQLTQSTLQKLQIESEADWPTPMETRAISKMPRRKGLPTPKMEDKGTQCDMGSKRKRMTSFQDLDSDDLRTAKKIKVTVASGPYSSIGSSTSTDTSTSSERTDSKCSEVCDKYKTKVRRNPPRRASFTSLYNVGKLLGQGGCGSVYEGTRKEDGREVAIKYIPKGVSEYYLTIPGTTYRLPLEVALMQIVSRPPVCEHVLELVDWFEQPKKFILVLERPTSCMDLYDYCEMMGGKLNEAMARVIMLQVVLAVRHCRDRGVIHRDIKVENLLVQTDTLNVKLIDFGCGDLLREKLFRDFAGTTEFSPPEWVLDGMYQGRKATIWSLGVLLFGLVNGDLPFRKEAEIIRGRLRFKRGISKECRDLVRWCLKQDPLKRPVLEQILLHDWLSDRARP